From a single Drosophila sulfurigaster albostrigata strain 15112-1811.04 chromosome 3, ASM2355843v2, whole genome shotgun sequence genomic region:
- the LOC133843808 gene encoding glutaminase liver isoform, mitochondrial isoform X1 has translation MFKGVPTLANLNLRLLKSQVKTPRLTLVNGLVLVRRNKATATSLDIADADPKTDQINLDVYSQEDLLKRARFGHTGKQVQKKIASEKKLRTPPLLDLVFANRKLSFYDPSSGPKQREEHAKLEQRRNYSMRPHREQEQRNAEDVLFDMFASEETGLISMGKFLAGLKTTGIRRTDPRVRELMDNLKKVHKLNNYETGSSAETQHLNRETFKAVVSPNIVLIAKAFRQQFVIPDFSSFTKDIEEIYCNCKSNTLGKLADYIPQLARYSPNFWGVSICTVDGQRFSIGDVDEPFTLQSCSKPLTYAIALEKLGPKVVHSFVGQEPSGRNFNELVLDQNKKPHNPMINAGAILTCSLMNALVKPDMTSAEIFDYTMSWFKRLSGGEYIGFNNAVFLSEREAADRNYALGFYMRENKCFPKRTNLKEVMDYYFQCCSMETNCEAMSVIAASLANGGICPTTEEKVFRPEVIRDVLSIMHSCGTYDYSGQFAFKVGLPAKSGVSGGMMLVIPNVMGIFAWSPPLDDLGNTVRGLQFCEELVNMFNFHRYDNLKHLSNKKDPRKHRYETKGLSIVNLLFSAASGDVTALRRHRLSGMDITLADYDGRTALHLAASEGHLECVKFLLEQCHVPHNPKDRWGNLPVDEAENFNHSDVVEYLKSWAEKVKDAPEECFPEAVTTKTAADEEISTDTVTSPDRSGNTSPVPSEAGFRSPSPVSSESDSTASVASVDKTKPGL, from the exons ATGTTTAAAGGTGTTCCAACGCTTGCGAATCTTAATCTGCGATTGCTGAAGAGTCAGGTCAAAACTCCACGCCTCACGCTGGTCAATGGCCTAGTGCTGGTGCGACGCAACAAGGCAACGGCTACCTCTCTGGACATCGCCGACGCGGATCCCAAGACCGATCAGATTAATCTCGATGTCTATAGTCAGGAGGACCTCTTGAAACGCGCCAGATTTGGGCATACGGGCAAACAGGTTCAAAAGAAAATCGCATCTGAG AAGAAATTGCGAACTCCACCACTATTGGACTTGGTGTTTGCCAATCGGAAATTATCCTTTTATGATCCCAGCTCTGGACCGAAGCAACGCGAGGAACATGCCAAACT GGAACAGCGACGCAACTATTCGATGAGGCC TCATCGCGAGCAGGAGCAACGCAATGCCGAGGATGTGTTGTTCGATATGTTCGCCAGCGAGGAGACTGGACTCATATCGATGGGCAAATTTCTGGCCGGACTAAAGACCACAGGAATTCGACGCACCGATCCTCGTGTGCGCGAGTTAATGGACAACCTCAAGAAGGTGCACAAGCTGAACAACTACGAGACAGGATCCTCGGCAGAGACTCAGCATCTAAATCGCGAGACCTTCAAAGC TGTCGTTTCGCCAAATATTGTGCTCATTGCCAAAGCATTCCGTCAGCAGTTTGTGATCCCCGATTTCTCTAGTTTCACCAAGGACATTGAGGAGATCTATTGCAACTGCAAGTCTAATACGCTCGGCAAATTGGCCGATTACATTCCCCAGCTGGCACGCTACAGTCCCAACTTTTGGGGCGTCAGCATCTGCACTGTGGATGGGCAACGCTTCTCCATTGGCGATGTCGACGAGCCCTTCACACTTCAGAGTTGCAGCAAGCCCCTGACCTATGCCATTGCCCTGGAGAAGCTCGGGCCCAAGGTGGTGCATTCCTTTGTCGGCCAGGAACCGAGTGGTCGCAACTTCAACGAGCTGGTTCTCGATCAGAATA AGAAACCTCATAATCCCATGATCAATGCGGGTGCCATACTTACTTGCTCTTTGATGAACGCACTGGTCAAGCCGGACATGACCTCTGCTGAGATCTTTGATTATACCATGTCATGGTTCAAGCGCTTGTCTGGTGGCGAATACATTGGCTTCAACAATGCTGTGTTCCTCTCGGAACGTGAGGCTGCAGATCGCAACTATGCCTTGGGCTTCTATATGCGCGAGAACAAGTGCTTCCCGAAGCGCACTAACTTGAAGGAAGTGATGGACTACTATTTCCAGTGCTGCTCCATGGAAACCAATTGCGAAGCCATGTCTGTGATAGCTGCCAGTCTGGCCAATGGTGGCATTTGTCCCACCACTGAGGAGAAGGTCTTTCGGCCTGAAGTCATCCGGGATGTGCTCTCGATTATGCACTCTTGCGGCACTTACGACTACTCGGGTCAGTTTGCCTTCAAGGTGGGCTTGCCAGCCAAGTCTGGTGTGAGCGGTGGCATGATGCTGGTCATTCCCAATGTGATGGGCATCTTTGCCTGGTCGCCGCCTCTTGATGATCTGGGCAACACTGTGCGCGGTCTACAATTCTGCGAGGAGCTGGTCAACATGTTCAATTTCCATCGCTACGATAACCTGAAACATCTTTCCAACAAGAAGGATCCGCGCAAGCATCGCTACGAGACCAAAGGTCTCTCCATTGTCAATCTGCTCTTCTCGGCAGCGAGTGGTGATGTCACCGCATTGCGTCGTCATCGCCTCTCGGGCATGGACATCACACTGGCCGACTATGATGGACGCACTGCTCTGCACTTGGCTGCCTCCGAGGGTCACTTGGAGTGTGTGAAGTTCCTGTTGGAGCAGTGTCATGTTCCACACAATCCCAAGGATCGTTGGGGTAATCTGCCCGTCGACGAGGCCGAGAACTTTAATCACTCGGATGTTGTTGAGTACCTTAAGAGCTGGGCTGAGAAGGTGAAGGATGCACCCGAGGAATGTTTCCCCGAAGCTGTGACCACCAAAACAGCAGCCGATGAG GAGATTTCAACCGACACTGTAACCAGTCCAGATCGCAGTGGCAACACCAGTCCCGTACCTTCAGAGGCTGGCTTCAGGAGCCCCAGTCCAGTGTCCTCGGAGTCGGACAGCACGGCGAGTGTTGCCAGCGTGGACAAAACCAAGCCAGGTCTCTAA
- the LOC133843808 gene encoding glutaminase liver isoform, mitochondrial isoform X3, with product MFKGVPTLANLNLRLLKSQVKTPRLTLVNGLVLVRRNKATATSLDIADADPKTDQINLDVYSQEDLLKRARFGHTGKQVQKKIASEKKLRTPPLLDLVFANRKLSFYDPSSGPKQREEHAKLHREQEQRNAEDVLFDMFASEETGLISMGKFLAGLKTTGIRRTDPRVRELMDNLKKVHKLNNYETGSSAETQHLNRETFKAVVSPNIVLIAKAFRQQFVIPDFSSFTKDIEEIYCNCKSNTLGKLADYIPQLARYSPNFWGVSICTVDGQRFSIGDVDEPFTLQSCSKPLTYAIALEKLGPKVVHSFVGQEPSGRNFNELVLDQNKKPHNPMINAGAILTCSLMNALVKPDMTSAEIFDYTMSWFKRLSGGEYIGFNNAVFLSEREAADRNYALGFYMRENKCFPKRTNLKEVMDYYFQCCSMETNCEAMSVIAASLANGGICPTTEEKVFRPEVIRDVLSIMHSCGTYDYSGQFAFKVGLPAKSGVSGGMMLVIPNVMGIFAWSPPLDDLGNTVRGLQFCEELVNMFNFHRYDNLKHLSNKKDPRKHRYETKGLSIVNLLFSAASGDVTALRRHRLSGMDITLADYDGRTALHLAASEGHLECVKFLLEQCHVPHNPKDRWGNLPVDEAENFNHSDVVEYLKSWAEKVKDAPEECFPEAVTTKTAADEEISTDTVTSPDRSGNTSPVPSEAGFRSPSPVSSESDSTASVASVDKTKPGL from the exons ATGTTTAAAGGTGTTCCAACGCTTGCGAATCTTAATCTGCGATTGCTGAAGAGTCAGGTCAAAACTCCACGCCTCACGCTGGTCAATGGCCTAGTGCTGGTGCGACGCAACAAGGCAACGGCTACCTCTCTGGACATCGCCGACGCGGATCCCAAGACCGATCAGATTAATCTCGATGTCTATAGTCAGGAGGACCTCTTGAAACGCGCCAGATTTGGGCATACGGGCAAACAGGTTCAAAAGAAAATCGCATCTGAG AAGAAATTGCGAACTCCACCACTATTGGACTTGGTGTTTGCCAATCGGAAATTATCCTTTTATGATCCCAGCTCTGGACCGAAGCAACGCGAGGAACATGCCAAACT TCATCGCGAGCAGGAGCAACGCAATGCCGAGGATGTGTTGTTCGATATGTTCGCCAGCGAGGAGACTGGACTCATATCGATGGGCAAATTTCTGGCCGGACTAAAGACCACAGGAATTCGACGCACCGATCCTCGTGTGCGCGAGTTAATGGACAACCTCAAGAAGGTGCACAAGCTGAACAACTACGAGACAGGATCCTCGGCAGAGACTCAGCATCTAAATCGCGAGACCTTCAAAGC TGTCGTTTCGCCAAATATTGTGCTCATTGCCAAAGCATTCCGTCAGCAGTTTGTGATCCCCGATTTCTCTAGTTTCACCAAGGACATTGAGGAGATCTATTGCAACTGCAAGTCTAATACGCTCGGCAAATTGGCCGATTACATTCCCCAGCTGGCACGCTACAGTCCCAACTTTTGGGGCGTCAGCATCTGCACTGTGGATGGGCAACGCTTCTCCATTGGCGATGTCGACGAGCCCTTCACACTTCAGAGTTGCAGCAAGCCCCTGACCTATGCCATTGCCCTGGAGAAGCTCGGGCCCAAGGTGGTGCATTCCTTTGTCGGCCAGGAACCGAGTGGTCGCAACTTCAACGAGCTGGTTCTCGATCAGAATA AGAAACCTCATAATCCCATGATCAATGCGGGTGCCATACTTACTTGCTCTTTGATGAACGCACTGGTCAAGCCGGACATGACCTCTGCTGAGATCTTTGATTATACCATGTCATGGTTCAAGCGCTTGTCTGGTGGCGAATACATTGGCTTCAACAATGCTGTGTTCCTCTCGGAACGTGAGGCTGCAGATCGCAACTATGCCTTGGGCTTCTATATGCGCGAGAACAAGTGCTTCCCGAAGCGCACTAACTTGAAGGAAGTGATGGACTACTATTTCCAGTGCTGCTCCATGGAAACCAATTGCGAAGCCATGTCTGTGATAGCTGCCAGTCTGGCCAATGGTGGCATTTGTCCCACCACTGAGGAGAAGGTCTTTCGGCCTGAAGTCATCCGGGATGTGCTCTCGATTATGCACTCTTGCGGCACTTACGACTACTCGGGTCAGTTTGCCTTCAAGGTGGGCTTGCCAGCCAAGTCTGGTGTGAGCGGTGGCATGATGCTGGTCATTCCCAATGTGATGGGCATCTTTGCCTGGTCGCCGCCTCTTGATGATCTGGGCAACACTGTGCGCGGTCTACAATTCTGCGAGGAGCTGGTCAACATGTTCAATTTCCATCGCTACGATAACCTGAAACATCTTTCCAACAAGAAGGATCCGCGCAAGCATCGCTACGAGACCAAAGGTCTCTCCATTGTCAATCTGCTCTTCTCGGCAGCGAGTGGTGATGTCACCGCATTGCGTCGTCATCGCCTCTCGGGCATGGACATCACACTGGCCGACTATGATGGACGCACTGCTCTGCACTTGGCTGCCTCCGAGGGTCACTTGGAGTGTGTGAAGTTCCTGTTGGAGCAGTGTCATGTTCCACACAATCCCAAGGATCGTTGGGGTAATCTGCCCGTCGACGAGGCCGAGAACTTTAATCACTCGGATGTTGTTGAGTACCTTAAGAGCTGGGCTGAGAAGGTGAAGGATGCACCCGAGGAATGTTTCCCCGAAGCTGTGACCACCAAAACAGCAGCCGATGAG GAGATTTCAACCGACACTGTAACCAGTCCAGATCGCAGTGGCAACACCAGTCCCGTACCTTCAGAGGCTGGCTTCAGGAGCCCCAGTCCAGTGTCCTCGGAGTCGGACAGCACGGCGAGTGTTGCCAGCGTGGACAAAACCAAGCCAGGTCTCTAA
- the LOC133843808 gene encoding glutaminase liver isoform, mitochondrial isoform X6, whose translation MSKKCIGVFVFNLFKKKLRTPPLLDLVFANRKLSFYDPSSGPKQREEHAKLEQRRNYSMRPHREQEQRNAEDVLFDMFASEETGLISMGKFLAGLKTTGIRRTDPRVRELMDNLKKVHKLNNYETGSSAETQHLNRETFKAVVSPNIVLIAKAFRQQFVIPDFSSFTKDIEEIYCNCKSNTLGKLADYIPQLARYSPNFWGVSICTVDGQRFSIGDVDEPFTLQSCSKPLTYAIALEKLGPKVVHSFVGQEPSGRNFNELVLDQNKKPHNPMINAGAILTCSLMNALVKPDMTSAEIFDYTMSWFKRLSGGEYIGFNNAVFLSEREAADRNYALGFYMRENKCFPKRTNLKEVMDYYFQCCSMETNCEAMSVIAASLANGGICPTTEEKVFRPEVIRDVLSIMHSCGTYDYSGQFAFKVGLPAKSGVSGGMMLVIPNVMGIFAWSPPLDDLGNTVRGLQFCEELVNMFNFHRYDNLKHLSNKKDPRKHRYETKGLSIVNLLFSAASGDVTALRRHRLSGMDITLADYDGRTALHLAASEGHLECVKFLLEQCHVPHNPKDRWGNLPVDEAENFNHSDVVEYLKSWAEKVKDAPEECFPEAVTTKTAADEEISTDTVTSPDRSGNTSPVPSEAGFRSPSPVSSESDSTASVASVDKTKPGL comes from the exons ATGAGTAAAAAATGCATAGGAGTCTTTGTGTTTAATCTTTTCAAG AAGAAATTGCGAACTCCACCACTATTGGACTTGGTGTTTGCCAATCGGAAATTATCCTTTTATGATCCCAGCTCTGGACCGAAGCAACGCGAGGAACATGCCAAACT GGAACAGCGACGCAACTATTCGATGAGGCC TCATCGCGAGCAGGAGCAACGCAATGCCGAGGATGTGTTGTTCGATATGTTCGCCAGCGAGGAGACTGGACTCATATCGATGGGCAAATTTCTGGCCGGACTAAAGACCACAGGAATTCGACGCACCGATCCTCGTGTGCGCGAGTTAATGGACAACCTCAAGAAGGTGCACAAGCTGAACAACTACGAGACAGGATCCTCGGCAGAGACTCAGCATCTAAATCGCGAGACCTTCAAAGC TGTCGTTTCGCCAAATATTGTGCTCATTGCCAAAGCATTCCGTCAGCAGTTTGTGATCCCCGATTTCTCTAGTTTCACCAAGGACATTGAGGAGATCTATTGCAACTGCAAGTCTAATACGCTCGGCAAATTGGCCGATTACATTCCCCAGCTGGCACGCTACAGTCCCAACTTTTGGGGCGTCAGCATCTGCACTGTGGATGGGCAACGCTTCTCCATTGGCGATGTCGACGAGCCCTTCACACTTCAGAGTTGCAGCAAGCCCCTGACCTATGCCATTGCCCTGGAGAAGCTCGGGCCCAAGGTGGTGCATTCCTTTGTCGGCCAGGAACCGAGTGGTCGCAACTTCAACGAGCTGGTTCTCGATCAGAATA AGAAACCTCATAATCCCATGATCAATGCGGGTGCCATACTTACTTGCTCTTTGATGAACGCACTGGTCAAGCCGGACATGACCTCTGCTGAGATCTTTGATTATACCATGTCATGGTTCAAGCGCTTGTCTGGTGGCGAATACATTGGCTTCAACAATGCTGTGTTCCTCTCGGAACGTGAGGCTGCAGATCGCAACTATGCCTTGGGCTTCTATATGCGCGAGAACAAGTGCTTCCCGAAGCGCACTAACTTGAAGGAAGTGATGGACTACTATTTCCAGTGCTGCTCCATGGAAACCAATTGCGAAGCCATGTCTGTGATAGCTGCCAGTCTGGCCAATGGTGGCATTTGTCCCACCACTGAGGAGAAGGTCTTTCGGCCTGAAGTCATCCGGGATGTGCTCTCGATTATGCACTCTTGCGGCACTTACGACTACTCGGGTCAGTTTGCCTTCAAGGTGGGCTTGCCAGCCAAGTCTGGTGTGAGCGGTGGCATGATGCTGGTCATTCCCAATGTGATGGGCATCTTTGCCTGGTCGCCGCCTCTTGATGATCTGGGCAACACTGTGCGCGGTCTACAATTCTGCGAGGAGCTGGTCAACATGTTCAATTTCCATCGCTACGATAACCTGAAACATCTTTCCAACAAGAAGGATCCGCGCAAGCATCGCTACGAGACCAAAGGTCTCTCCATTGTCAATCTGCTCTTCTCGGCAGCGAGTGGTGATGTCACCGCATTGCGTCGTCATCGCCTCTCGGGCATGGACATCACACTGGCCGACTATGATGGACGCACTGCTCTGCACTTGGCTGCCTCCGAGGGTCACTTGGAGTGTGTGAAGTTCCTGTTGGAGCAGTGTCATGTTCCACACAATCCCAAGGATCGTTGGGGTAATCTGCCCGTCGACGAGGCCGAGAACTTTAATCACTCGGATGTTGTTGAGTACCTTAAGAGCTGGGCTGAGAAGGTGAAGGATGCACCCGAGGAATGTTTCCCCGAAGCTGTGACCACCAAAACAGCAGCCGATGAG GAGATTTCAACCGACACTGTAACCAGTCCAGATCGCAGTGGCAACACCAGTCCCGTACCTTCAGAGGCTGGCTTCAGGAGCCCCAGTCCAGTGTCCTCGGAGTCGGACAGCACGGCGAGTGTTGCCAGCGTGGACAAAACCAAGCCAGGTCTCTAA
- the LOC133843808 gene encoding glutaminase liver isoform, mitochondrial isoform X7 encodes MSKKCIGVFVFNLFKKKLRTPPLLDLVFANRKLSFYDPSSGPKQREEHAKLHREQEQRNAEDVLFDMFASEETGLISMGKFLAGLKTTGIRRTDPRVRELMDNLKKVHKLNNYETGSSAETQHLNRETFKAVVSPNIVLIAKAFRQQFVIPDFSSFTKDIEEIYCNCKSNTLGKLADYIPQLARYSPNFWGVSICTVDGQRFSIGDVDEPFTLQSCSKPLTYAIALEKLGPKVVHSFVGQEPSGRNFNELVLDQNKKPHNPMINAGAILTCSLMNALVKPDMTSAEIFDYTMSWFKRLSGGEYIGFNNAVFLSEREAADRNYALGFYMRENKCFPKRTNLKEVMDYYFQCCSMETNCEAMSVIAASLANGGICPTTEEKVFRPEVIRDVLSIMHSCGTYDYSGQFAFKVGLPAKSGVSGGMMLVIPNVMGIFAWSPPLDDLGNTVRGLQFCEELVNMFNFHRYDNLKHLSNKKDPRKHRYETKGLSIVNLLFSAASGDVTALRRHRLSGMDITLADYDGRTALHLAASEGHLECVKFLLEQCHVPHNPKDRWGNLPVDEAENFNHSDVVEYLKSWAEKVKDAPEECFPEAVTTKTAADEEISTDTVTSPDRSGNTSPVPSEAGFRSPSPVSSESDSTASVASVDKTKPGL; translated from the exons ATGAGTAAAAAATGCATAGGAGTCTTTGTGTTTAATCTTTTCAAG AAGAAATTGCGAACTCCACCACTATTGGACTTGGTGTTTGCCAATCGGAAATTATCCTTTTATGATCCCAGCTCTGGACCGAAGCAACGCGAGGAACATGCCAAACT TCATCGCGAGCAGGAGCAACGCAATGCCGAGGATGTGTTGTTCGATATGTTCGCCAGCGAGGAGACTGGACTCATATCGATGGGCAAATTTCTGGCCGGACTAAAGACCACAGGAATTCGACGCACCGATCCTCGTGTGCGCGAGTTAATGGACAACCTCAAGAAGGTGCACAAGCTGAACAACTACGAGACAGGATCCTCGGCAGAGACTCAGCATCTAAATCGCGAGACCTTCAAAGC TGTCGTTTCGCCAAATATTGTGCTCATTGCCAAAGCATTCCGTCAGCAGTTTGTGATCCCCGATTTCTCTAGTTTCACCAAGGACATTGAGGAGATCTATTGCAACTGCAAGTCTAATACGCTCGGCAAATTGGCCGATTACATTCCCCAGCTGGCACGCTACAGTCCCAACTTTTGGGGCGTCAGCATCTGCACTGTGGATGGGCAACGCTTCTCCATTGGCGATGTCGACGAGCCCTTCACACTTCAGAGTTGCAGCAAGCCCCTGACCTATGCCATTGCCCTGGAGAAGCTCGGGCCCAAGGTGGTGCATTCCTTTGTCGGCCAGGAACCGAGTGGTCGCAACTTCAACGAGCTGGTTCTCGATCAGAATA AGAAACCTCATAATCCCATGATCAATGCGGGTGCCATACTTACTTGCTCTTTGATGAACGCACTGGTCAAGCCGGACATGACCTCTGCTGAGATCTTTGATTATACCATGTCATGGTTCAAGCGCTTGTCTGGTGGCGAATACATTGGCTTCAACAATGCTGTGTTCCTCTCGGAACGTGAGGCTGCAGATCGCAACTATGCCTTGGGCTTCTATATGCGCGAGAACAAGTGCTTCCCGAAGCGCACTAACTTGAAGGAAGTGATGGACTACTATTTCCAGTGCTGCTCCATGGAAACCAATTGCGAAGCCATGTCTGTGATAGCTGCCAGTCTGGCCAATGGTGGCATTTGTCCCACCACTGAGGAGAAGGTCTTTCGGCCTGAAGTCATCCGGGATGTGCTCTCGATTATGCACTCTTGCGGCACTTACGACTACTCGGGTCAGTTTGCCTTCAAGGTGGGCTTGCCAGCCAAGTCTGGTGTGAGCGGTGGCATGATGCTGGTCATTCCCAATGTGATGGGCATCTTTGCCTGGTCGCCGCCTCTTGATGATCTGGGCAACACTGTGCGCGGTCTACAATTCTGCGAGGAGCTGGTCAACATGTTCAATTTCCATCGCTACGATAACCTGAAACATCTTTCCAACAAGAAGGATCCGCGCAAGCATCGCTACGAGACCAAAGGTCTCTCCATTGTCAATCTGCTCTTCTCGGCAGCGAGTGGTGATGTCACCGCATTGCGTCGTCATCGCCTCTCGGGCATGGACATCACACTGGCCGACTATGATGGACGCACTGCTCTGCACTTGGCTGCCTCCGAGGGTCACTTGGAGTGTGTGAAGTTCCTGTTGGAGCAGTGTCATGTTCCACACAATCCCAAGGATCGTTGGGGTAATCTGCCCGTCGACGAGGCCGAGAACTTTAATCACTCGGATGTTGTTGAGTACCTTAAGAGCTGGGCTGAGAAGGTGAAGGATGCACCCGAGGAATGTTTCCCCGAAGCTGTGACCACCAAAACAGCAGCCGATGAG GAGATTTCAACCGACACTGTAACCAGTCCAGATCGCAGTGGCAACACCAGTCCCGTACCTTCAGAGGCTGGCTTCAGGAGCCCCAGTCCAGTGTCCTCGGAGTCGGACAGCACGGCGAGTGTTGCCAGCGTGGACAAAACCAAGCCAGGTCTCTAA
- the LOC133843808 gene encoding glutaminase liver isoform, mitochondrial isoform X8 — MIKKLRTPPLLDLVFANRKLSFYDPSSGPKQREEHAKLEQRRNYSMRPHREQEQRNAEDVLFDMFASEETGLISMGKFLAGLKTTGIRRTDPRVRELMDNLKKVHKLNNYETGSSAETQHLNRETFKAVVSPNIVLIAKAFRQQFVIPDFSSFTKDIEEIYCNCKSNTLGKLADYIPQLARYSPNFWGVSICTVDGQRFSIGDVDEPFTLQSCSKPLTYAIALEKLGPKVVHSFVGQEPSGRNFNELVLDQNKKPHNPMINAGAILTCSLMNALVKPDMTSAEIFDYTMSWFKRLSGGEYIGFNNAVFLSEREAADRNYALGFYMRENKCFPKRTNLKEVMDYYFQCCSMETNCEAMSVIAASLANGGICPTTEEKVFRPEVIRDVLSIMHSCGTYDYSGQFAFKVGLPAKSGVSGGMMLVIPNVMGIFAWSPPLDDLGNTVRGLQFCEELVNMFNFHRYDNLKHLSNKKDPRKHRYETKGLSIVNLLFSAASGDVTALRRHRLSGMDITLADYDGRTALHLAASEGHLECVKFLLEQCHVPHNPKDRWGNLPVDEAENFNHSDVVEYLKSWAEKVKDAPEECFPEAVTTKTAADEEISTDTVTSPDRSGNTSPVPSEAGFRSPSPVSSESDSTASVASVDKTKPGL, encoded by the exons ATGATA AAGAAATTGCGAACTCCACCACTATTGGACTTGGTGTTTGCCAATCGGAAATTATCCTTTTATGATCCCAGCTCTGGACCGAAGCAACGCGAGGAACATGCCAAACT GGAACAGCGACGCAACTATTCGATGAGGCC TCATCGCGAGCAGGAGCAACGCAATGCCGAGGATGTGTTGTTCGATATGTTCGCCAGCGAGGAGACTGGACTCATATCGATGGGCAAATTTCTGGCCGGACTAAAGACCACAGGAATTCGACGCACCGATCCTCGTGTGCGCGAGTTAATGGACAACCTCAAGAAGGTGCACAAGCTGAACAACTACGAGACAGGATCCTCGGCAGAGACTCAGCATCTAAATCGCGAGACCTTCAAAGC TGTCGTTTCGCCAAATATTGTGCTCATTGCCAAAGCATTCCGTCAGCAGTTTGTGATCCCCGATTTCTCTAGTTTCACCAAGGACATTGAGGAGATCTATTGCAACTGCAAGTCTAATACGCTCGGCAAATTGGCCGATTACATTCCCCAGCTGGCACGCTACAGTCCCAACTTTTGGGGCGTCAGCATCTGCACTGTGGATGGGCAACGCTTCTCCATTGGCGATGTCGACGAGCCCTTCACACTTCAGAGTTGCAGCAAGCCCCTGACCTATGCCATTGCCCTGGAGAAGCTCGGGCCCAAGGTGGTGCATTCCTTTGTCGGCCAGGAACCGAGTGGTCGCAACTTCAACGAGCTGGTTCTCGATCAGAATA AGAAACCTCATAATCCCATGATCAATGCGGGTGCCATACTTACTTGCTCTTTGATGAACGCACTGGTCAAGCCGGACATGACCTCTGCTGAGATCTTTGATTATACCATGTCATGGTTCAAGCGCTTGTCTGGTGGCGAATACATTGGCTTCAACAATGCTGTGTTCCTCTCGGAACGTGAGGCTGCAGATCGCAACTATGCCTTGGGCTTCTATATGCGCGAGAACAAGTGCTTCCCGAAGCGCACTAACTTGAAGGAAGTGATGGACTACTATTTCCAGTGCTGCTCCATGGAAACCAATTGCGAAGCCATGTCTGTGATAGCTGCCAGTCTGGCCAATGGTGGCATTTGTCCCACCACTGAGGAGAAGGTCTTTCGGCCTGAAGTCATCCGGGATGTGCTCTCGATTATGCACTCTTGCGGCACTTACGACTACTCGGGTCAGTTTGCCTTCAAGGTGGGCTTGCCAGCCAAGTCTGGTGTGAGCGGTGGCATGATGCTGGTCATTCCCAATGTGATGGGCATCTTTGCCTGGTCGCCGCCTCTTGATGATCTGGGCAACACTGTGCGCGGTCTACAATTCTGCGAGGAGCTGGTCAACATGTTCAATTTCCATCGCTACGATAACCTGAAACATCTTTCCAACAAGAAGGATCCGCGCAAGCATCGCTACGAGACCAAAGGTCTCTCCATTGTCAATCTGCTCTTCTCGGCAGCGAGTGGTGATGTCACCGCATTGCGTCGTCATCGCCTCTCGGGCATGGACATCACACTGGCCGACTATGATGGACGCACTGCTCTGCACTTGGCTGCCTCCGAGGGTCACTTGGAGTGTGTGAAGTTCCTGTTGGAGCAGTGTCATGTTCCACACAATCCCAAGGATCGTTGGGGTAATCTGCCCGTCGACGAGGCCGAGAACTTTAATCACTCGGATGTTGTTGAGTACCTTAAGAGCTGGGCTGAGAAGGTGAAGGATGCACCCGAGGAATGTTTCCCCGAAGCTGTGACCACCAAAACAGCAGCCGATGAG GAGATTTCAACCGACACTGTAACCAGTCCAGATCGCAGTGGCAACACCAGTCCCGTACCTTCAGAGGCTGGCTTCAGGAGCCCCAGTCCAGTGTCCTCGGAGTCGGACAGCACGGCGAGTGTTGCCAGCGTGGACAAAACCAAGCCAGGTCTCTAA